The Novibacillus thermophilus genome segment GTCGCGGCCGAAAATGGGATCGCCTATTCGTTTGCCCACTTTATTAACGGGGAAGGTGGGGAAGAGGTCGTGCGGGCGTACAAGCGGCAGTTCCAGCCGTCGCCACTCCTGGACGAGCCGAAGACGAGTGTGGCGATTTTCGTCGTCTGCGCGGAAACTGACGACGAAGCCGACCGCATCGCGTCCAGCCTCGATTTGTCTCTCTTAATGATCGCCAACGGGCAAAAATCGGACGGAACGCCGACGATAGAGGCGGCGCAATCGTATCCGTACACCCCGTTTGAGTTGGCGCACGTGCGGGAAAACCGCAAGCGGATGATCGTCGGCAGCCCGGCGACGGTGAAACGACGCATTGAGGCGCTGGCTGCAGCTTACGACACGGAGGAAGTGGTGGCTGTGACGATTACGCACAGTTTTGAACACCGCCTCCGGTCGTACGAGCTGTTGGCCGACGTCTTCCAACTGAACTGATGGAAACCGATGTCCGCAAAGCTGTCACGTGACGATAAATGGCCGTTTGGACAAAAAAGGAAGGGATGTGGCATGCTTTGTCGAATGTGACATACAAGAAGAGTGTGTCAGGAGATGACAAAGGAGGCTTTTTCAGATGAAAGCGATCGTTTTGAGAGAGATTGGCGGGCCACAGCGATTGAAATACGAAGACGTGGACGACCCGACCCCCAGTCGGAAAGAAGTGGTCGTCCGCCTGCACACAGCGGCCCTCAACCGCCGGGACGTCTTTGTCACGTACGGGCAGTATCCGGGAATCCGGTTGCCGGCCATCCCCGGCTCCGACGGTGCGGGGATCGTGGTGGACGCAGGAGTTGAGGTGAAGCATGTCGCAATAGGCAGTGAGGTGGTGATCTACCCCGGACTGGACTGGGGAGACGACGTCGGGAAGAAGGGCCTCCACTTCCACATTCTCGGCGTGCCGACTGACGGAACATTCGCTCAGTACGTGAAAGTGCCGGCGGAGAACGTGTATCCCAAGCCTCCGCATTTGTCCTGGGAGGAAGCAGCGGCTTTGCCCCTCGCCGGATTGACAGCTTACCGCGCCCTTGTGACGAAGGGTCAGGTAAAGAAAGGGGAGACTGTCCTCGTCCCAGGCGTCGGCGGCGGGGTCGCCACGGTTCTGGTTCAGTTTGCGAAAGCTCTCGGCGCACGCGTGTATGTCACATCCAGTCAGGATGAAAAGATTGACAGAGCGAAAACCCTCGGCGCTGACGGGGGAGTGAATTATACCGAGGAAGACTGGCCGAAAAAATTGAAAGAGTTGACCGGCGGTGTCGATCTCTCGGTCGACAGCATCGGCGGGGACGTGTTCGACAAGCTCATGTCACTCGGGCGCATCGGAAGCCGTATCGTGACGTTCGGCGCGACGAAAGGACCCGTGCCGCAACTGGTAATGCCGAAACTGTTTTTGAAGGAAATCACCGTGCTCGGAACGACGATGGGCAGCCCGCAAGAATTTCGGGAAATGCTCGCCCTTGTGGAGCGGCACCGCATCCGCCCTGTCCTGGACAACACGTATCCACTGACTGACGTGTCTGTTGCGATGCACCGCATGGAAAAGGGCGACAACTTCGGGAAAATTGCCCTCTCGATTCCCTAGCCATGTCTGAAAAACGCCATTTTGCTGTAGGAGTGGGAGACAATGGTCCATGAAACGCCTATCCGCGTCCGATTCGGAGAAACCGACCTGCTCGGGCATGTGAACAACGTCAGTTTTTTCTCTTACCTGGAGCATGCCCGGGTCCAGTTTTTTAAGGAATTGACTCGTCAACTGGATCACAAGACGTGGCGGTATATTTTAGCTTCGATCAAATGTGATTTTTTGGCTCAGGTGTATTTCGATCAATCCCTTCGCGTCGTGACAAAGGTGAGCCGCATCGGCAACAAAAGCTTTGACCTGGAGCAGCCGATTGTTGACAGCGAAACAGGGAATCTCGTGGCGAAAGGACATTCAACCATCGTTTACTTTGACTTTAAAGAACAAAAGAGCCAGCCGATCCCGGAGCACATCAGGGAAGCGCTGGCCCAGTACGTGGAGTAAAACCTGCAGACCCCCGACATGATGCGCTCGTGGTTCGGGCATCCATTGACGATTCGCGTACTGTAGCGATTGGCAAGGAGTGGAGCTTTGATGACGGATGGAAAGGACGACATTCGGCGACGGGTGTGGCGCGCGATGGAGGAGAAAAAAGTAGGGCGTTTTCCTTTCCCGCTCCAGCACCGCATTCCCAACTTTAAAGGAGCGGAAGTCGCGGCAAGGCGCATTGCCACACTGCCGGTCTATTCTAAAGCGGAGACGGTCAAAGTTAACCCTGACGCGCCGCAACTGCCTCTGCGGGCGCAAGTGCTCGCTGACGGCAAAACGCTCCTCGTCCCTACGCCCCGGTTGAAAGCTGGTTTCATCCAAGTGAAATCGGAGTGGGTGCCACCGGGAGAAGAGAGGAAAGCGGCGAGCTTAAGCCGTATGCGCGCGTACGGACGAGAACTTCCCCTCTCTGAACTCCCGCGTATCGACCTGTTTGTCGTCGGGTCTGTCGCTGTTCACCGTGACGGGCGCCGGTTGGGAAAGGGAGAGGGGTACGCAGACAGGGAATACGCCATTATACGCGAACTCGGTCATCCAGAAGTGCCGGTGGCGGGAACTGTTCACTCTATCCAAGTGGTGGAGGACGACTTTCCAGTTTTTCCGCACGATTTGACAGTGGATTGGATCGCCACGGAAAAAGAACTGATCGAGACGAAGTCGCCTTACCCCAAACCGTCAGGTATTGAGTGGGGCGATGTCACGGAAGAAGAGCTGAAAGCGATGCCTGTTCTGGAAGACCTCAGACAGACGCTCCGACAGGAGAAAGACTGACATGGCGCACGGAATACAATTTTTACATTGATCAAGGACTGCCATTGGACGGTAGTCCGCTTTTTTTAGCACATTTTTGCTCCTTTTGTCCCATTTTGAAAAGATAAATTATTGCTACAATGAAAAGACGAGCGAAAAGTGACAGGTTTTGAAGGATGGCGGCGAAAATGACTCATAGAGTAAAGAGGGTTCGACATTGGATGCGAAAACAGTTGGACTCTTTGTACCAGTTCTGGCAGGGGGTCCTTGAGAAGTACCCGATCATCGTCACCGTTTATACCATTTTTTCGTGGATATCCATCTTCGTGTTCCTGCTCAGTTTCATTTTTCTGGAAGATTCCCGCACGGTGTTTGTCCAGTTTTTGTGGTCGTTTTACGTCTTGTTACAGTTTTGGTTAATCTGCCGGAGTAAGACTCTCCCGTGGAAGCGGTACGTGGCATTTTTTCTCGCTGGCGCATGGCTTGTCGCGCCGTTTACGAATGGCGTCGTGCAATTGTTTCACCTTGTGTTCGGCGGTCAAACGTCAGATTTGTGGAGCACAGCTGTTTTGACGCCAATCGCGGAAGAAGTGTTCAAGTTGATCCCGGTCGGCGTTTATTTGTTTTTGTCGCGGCGGGCGTCGTCCCTCAGTCTGTCCGATTATGTCCTCATTGGAGCGGCAACGGGCGCAGGGTTTCAATTTTTGGAGGAGACGGCCCGCCGTCTCACGTCCGGCTTTATCGGGTACGGCCAATCACTGTTTGGCCAAGTCATTCAATGGGACGTTTTTTCCCTGTTTCCCGGGTATTTTGAAGAAAGTTTTTTGCCGACGCGAATGACGTCCAGCCATGCCGTGTTGACGGCGTTAGTCGTGCTCGGCATCGGAATCGCGGTCAGATGGCGTCGCCGTTTGAATCTGTTTGCCTACGCCATTCCGGTCGTATTTCTAGCGCTCGTGACGTTAGACCACGCGGTGTGGAACGGGCAGTACAGGTTTCCAGATTGGGTCCTGTCTGTCCACGATGCGCTGGGGAACGGTTACGCCGCGAAACCGTTGCTCCTCCTCCTCATCGCCTGTGCCGTTGCGCACGATTACTGGGTGCTGAACCGAATTCGCCAGGAACTGCCCCTCCTCAACGGGGAGGTACGGTTGAACCCGTTCTCGGAACTGTGGGTGTTGTGCCGCGCTTTCGTGAAGGAACGGTATACAATCGGATACTTGTGGGCGTTTTACCGGGAGCGGAAGGAACTCGGGTTTACGTTGCTGTACGGCAATGACGAAGCCCGGGAAAACCTTCCGTCCCTCCAGGAAAGTGTACGGAAATGGTACATCCCGCTCATCGCCTTGGCGTGTGTATGTGTGATTACCTTCACCCTTATCGTGTGGGTCGGCACTTGGGTGACGTCTGACCCGGCTTGTTTTGCGTGTCTGTTCGACGGTTTGCAAAGGTGGTGGGACGGTTTAGAATGGTACGAGAAAGGGGCGCTCGTCCTGGGAGCGTTTGCCCTGTCGTACCCGCTTTTGGGCTTCTGGTCTGCCGTCGGGCTCGCAACGACGGCCGTCGGCATCGCGGGCAGCGGAAGGGAAATCGCCGATGTCATCCGTCACCCGGACAAACTGCGCGATCCCGAGTACGCCCTAGCTGCCATTGTCGCCGTCGGGCTCAGCCGCATTCCCGGGGCGAGAATTGTCACCCGAAAGGTGTTGCCGACGGCGTCCGGGCTCACGCGGTATGAGCTGACGACGGCTGCCGGTCTCACGTACCGTGTGACCCTCGGGAGCCGCGGTGAGCTGCGGTCTGTCTTCGCCAAAATCGAGCCGCACCACATCGGCAGAGGGTCTAACACGAATCAGGCGTCTCGGGATTTTGCCCGTTCGCTGGGGAAACCGACGGACGACGCCGGCCACGGTATCGGCAGAAACCTCGGCGGCCCTGGAGGGAAAACGTCGTTCAATATTTTCCCCCAATCCCCCCATGTCAACAGGGGAGCTTTCCAACAGTTTGAACAGCAAATTGTCAGGGCCGTCCAAAGCGGAAAAGACGTCTTCGTCCGGGTGGTCCCCAAGTATGCCCCCGGCGCTACGCGGCCCCACGAAATTTATTACTACGTGCGCATCGACGGAAAAACCGTTCTGCGGGTATTCCCGAATCCTTAAAGGGAGGGCATAAATATGCAACCTTGCTACGTGTTAAAGGCAG includes the following:
- a CDS encoding zinc-binding dehydrogenase, translating into MKAIVLREIGGPQRLKYEDVDDPTPSRKEVVVRLHTAALNRRDVFVTYGQYPGIRLPAIPGSDGAGIVVDAGVEVKHVAIGSEVVIYPGLDWGDDVGKKGLHFHILGVPTDGTFAQYVKVPAENVYPKPPHLSWEEAAALPLAGLTAYRALVTKGQVKKGETVLVPGVGGGVATVLVQFAKALGARVYVTSSQDEKIDRAKTLGADGGVNYTEEDWPKKLKELTGGVDLSVDSIGGDVFDKLMSLGRIGSRIVTFGATKGPVPQLVMPKLFLKEITVLGTTMGSPQEFREMLALVERHRIRPVLDNTYPLTDVSVAMHRMEKGDNFGKIALSIP
- a CDS encoding acyl-CoA thioesterase, with amino-acid sequence MVHETPIRVRFGETDLLGHVNNVSFFSYLEHARVQFFKELTRQLDHKTWRYILASIKCDFLAQVYFDQSLRVVTKVSRIGNKSFDLEQPIVDSETGNLVAKGHSTIVYFDFKEQKSQPIPEHIREALAQYVE
- a CDS encoding 5-formyltetrahydrofolate cyclo-ligase; this translates as MTDGKDDIRRRVWRAMEEKKVGRFPFPLQHRIPNFKGAEVAARRIATLPVYSKAETVKVNPDAPQLPLRAQVLADGKTLLVPTPRLKAGFIQVKSEWVPPGEERKAASLSRMRAYGRELPLSELPRIDLFVVGSVAVHRDGRRLGKGEGYADREYAIIRELGHPEVPVAGTVHSIQVVEDDFPVFPHDLTVDWIATEKELIETKSPYPKPSGIEWGDVTEEELKAMPVLEDLRQTLRQEKD
- a CDS encoding PrsW family glutamic-type intramembrane protease; its protein translation is MRKQLDSLYQFWQGVLEKYPIIVTVYTIFSWISIFVFLLSFIFLEDSRTVFVQFLWSFYVLLQFWLICRSKTLPWKRYVAFFLAGAWLVAPFTNGVVQLFHLVFGGQTSDLWSTAVLTPIAEEVFKLIPVGVYLFLSRRASSLSLSDYVLIGAATGAGFQFLEETARRLTSGFIGYGQSLFGQVIQWDVFSLFPGYFEESFLPTRMTSSHAVLTALVVLGIGIAVRWRRRLNLFAYAIPVVFLALVTLDHAVWNGQYRFPDWVLSVHDALGNGYAAKPLLLLLIACAVAHDYWVLNRIRQELPLLNGEVRLNPFSELWVLCRAFVKERYTIGYLWAFYRERKELGFTLLYGNDEARENLPSLQESVRKWYIPLIALACVCVITFTLIVWVGTWVTSDPACFACLFDGLQRWWDGLEWYEKGALVLGAFALSYPLLGFWSAVGLATTAVGIAGSGREIADVIRHPDKLRDPEYALAAIVAVGLSRIPGARIVTRKVLPTASGLTRYELTTAAGLTYRVTLGSRGELRSVFAKIEPHHIGRGSNTNQASRDFARSLGKPTDDAGHGIGRNLGGPGGKTSFNIFPQSPHVNRGAFQQFEQQIVRAVQSGKDVFVRVVPKYAPGATRPHEIYYYVRIDGKTVLRVFPNP